Proteins from a single region of Nerophis ophidion isolate RoL-2023_Sa linkage group LG10, RoL_Noph_v1.0, whole genome shotgun sequence:
- the LOC133561119 gene encoding peroxisomal succinyl-coenzyme A thioesterase-like isoform X2 translates to MSQAAPAIMSVSPTRALVDEAFKVLVENLPSGAFVTLRSLHQSEDKDYWEAYGHYVSDPTGAVSVTDDLSLGGTYQGKEAMGLLWSMRPVPGSRTGLRLRKLNVCSPMLVTISVYSGHVSEDFSQQPPLATVLTERWYMAPGVCRLDIKDRGVRGTLFIPPGPGPFPGMLDMWGGGGGLLEYRSALLASHGYVSLALEYFAPGQLASTDLEAEYFEKAFEMVRQHPAVIPDKVGILGLSLGTTVAMYLASESTVVKPTCCVCISGSHFYPRGKSLSGVHGDVRKIRMDENQNLIWRDLLEVSSDLSGKMDVRRINCPILLVNGLDDQNQPTVEFAEDIFQMMRSVGKDQLLTRLEYPGTGHLIEPPYSPHFRATNFMWDSKKAKVTLLWGGQTKEHSHAQEDSWRKILAFLQQHLYSRQSPRARM, encoded by the exons ATGTCTCAGGCCGCCCCGGCCATAATGTCTGTCAGTCCCACCCGGGCCCTAGTGGATGAGGCGTTCAAGGTGCTGGTGGAGAATCTGCCTTCAGGAGCTTTTGTGACCCTGCGCTCCCTCCACCAATCAGAGGACAAAGACTACTGGGAGGCTTACGGCCACTACGTCAGCGACCCCACGGGAGCGGTGTCTG TCACAGACGATTTAAGCCTCGGAGGGACTTACCAAGGAAAAGAAGCCATGGGTCTGCTGTGGAGCATGCGGCCTGTTCCTGGCAGCCGTACGGGCCTCag GCTGCGGAAGTTGAACGTGTGCAGCCCCATGCTGGTCACCATCTCCGTCTACAGTGGCCATGTTAGCGAGGATTTCAGCCAGCAGCCCCCTCTGGCCACCGTGCTCACGGAGCGATGGTACATGGCGCCGGGGGTCTGCCGGCTCGACATCAAGGACAGAGGGGTACGAGGGACCCTCTTCATTCCTCCAG GTCCAGGACCCTTCCCGGGGATGCTGGACATGTGGGGAGGCGGCGGGGGGCTTCTGGAGTATCGCTCGGCCTTGTTGGCGTCGCACGGTTATGTCTCTTTGGCGTTGGAGTATTTTGCCCCCGGCCAGCTGGCGTCCACTGACTTGGAGGCGGAATACTTTGAA AAGGCCTTTGAAATGGTCAGGCAGCATCCCGCAGTCATCCCAGACAAGGTTGGAATTCTGGGCCTCTCCCTCGGCACTACAGTCGCCATGTATTTGGCGTCAGAGAGCACTGTCGTCAAG CCAACGTGTTGCGTTTGCATCAGTGGCAGCCATTTTTACCCACGAGGCAAATCCCTGAGTGGAGTCCACGG AGACGTTCGAAAGATCCGCATGGATGAGAACCAGAATCTGATCTGGCGAGACCTCCTAGAAGTCTCCAGCGACCTCTCAGGGAAAATGGAC GTTAGGAGAATTAATTGTCCAATCTTGTTGGTCAACGGCCTCGATGACCAGAACCAACCCACTGTGGAGTTTGCTGAGGAt ATTTTCCAGATGATGCGTTCGGTAGGGAAAGACCAACTCTTGACGCGTCTAGAGTACCCTGGCACGGGACACCTGATCGAGCCGCCATATTCGCCTCACTTTCGAGCGACCAACTTCATGTGGGACAGCAAAAAGGCCAAAG TGACCCTGCTGTGGGGCGGACAAACCAAGGAGCACTCACACGCTCAGGAGGACTCGTGGAGGAAGATTTTGGCTTTTCTCCAGCAGCATCTGTACTCCAGACAGAGTCCAAGAGCCAGGATGTGA
- the LOC133561118 gene encoding arg8-vasotocin receptor-like has translation MSSPTATAGNLEPTRQPVENVSSRGPDPWERDEALARMEIIVLSVAFVAATVGNASMLLALRVSQRKPSRVHLFMTHLSLADLVVAFFQVLPQLYWQVTFRFRGPDFLCRGVKFLQVVGMFASAYVTVAMTVDRYVAVCHPMTTLNRPKRRARAMIACAWACSLALSTPQVFIFSMQEVYAGSDVYDCWADFIEPWGMRAYTTWITADVFLVPVAVLVTCYGFICRAVWTNGKWSSRGRSMPAVSRGKVRTIRMTLVIVLAYVTCWAPFFSVQMWSVWDDNFTWHDSDNMPVTLSAQLASLNSCVNPWIYLMFSGHLMSDFARRLPCCRRLGTKFARPNSISSPRSSTQLSRLQGPRLSESHTAKTAPPPCDAKEPA, from the exons ATGTCCTCCCCCACTGCGACGGCGGGAAACTTGGAGCCGACACGGCAGCCAGTGGAAAATGTCAGCAGTAGGGGTCCTGACCCGTGGGAACGTGACGAGGCGTTGGCCCGGATGGAGATCATCGTGCTGAGCGTGGCCTTCGTGGCGGCGACGGTGGGGAACGCCAGCATGCTGCTAGCGTTGCGAGTGAGCCAGAGGAAGCCGTCACGCGTGCACCTGTTCATGACGCACCTGAGCCTGGCCGACCTGGTGGTGGCCTTCTTCCAGGTGCTGCCGCAGCTGTACTGGCAGGTCACCTTCCGTTTCCGCGGCCCGGACTTCCTGTGCCGTGGCGTCAAGTTCCTGCAGGTGGTGGGCATGTTCGCCTCGGCCTACGTGACCGTGGCCATGACCGTGGACCGCTACGTGGCCGTGTGCCACCCGATGACCACCCTCAACCGACCGAAGCGGCGTGCGCGCGCCATGATAGCGTGCGCGTGGGCGTGCAGCCTGGCGCTGAGCACGCCGCAGGTCTTCATCTTCTCCATGCAGGAAGTGTACGCAGGCTCGGACGTCTACGACTGCTGGGCTGACTTCATCGAGCCCTGGGGTATGCGCGCCTACACCACCTGGATCACGGCCGACGTCTTCCTGGTCCCCGTGGCCGTGCTCGTCACCTGCTACGGCTTCATCTGCCGCGCCGTGTGGACCAACGGCAAGTGGAGCTCGCGCGGGCGGAGCATGCCGGCCGTGTCCCGCGGCAAAGTCCGCACGATCAGGATGACGCTGGTGATCGTCCTCGCTTACGTCACCTGCTGGGCGCCTTTTTTCAGCGTGCAGATGTGGTCCGTGTGGGACGACAACTTCACCTGGCACG ATTCCGACAACATGCCGGTGACTCTCTCGGCGCAGCTGGCCAGCCTCAACAGCTGCGTCAACCCGTGGATCTACTTGATGTTCAGTGGGCACCTGATGTCCGACTTCGCCAGGCGACTGCCTTGCTGTCGCCGCCTCGGCACCAAGTTTGCTCGTCCCAATTCGATCAGCAGCCCCCGGTCGAGCACGCAGCTGTCCCGCTTGCAAGGTCCGCGCCTCTCTGAGTCACACACGGCGAAGACTGCGCCTCCTCCGTGTGATGCCAAAGAACCAGCTTGA
- the LOC133561119 gene encoding peroxisomal succinyl-coenzyme A thioesterase-like isoform X1: MSQAAPAIMSVSPTRALVDEAFKVLVENLPSGAFVTLRSLHQSEDKDYWEAYGHYVSDPTGAVSVTDDLSLGGTYQGKEAMGLLWSMRPVPGSRTGLRLRKLNVCSPMLVTISVYSGHVSEDFSQQPPLATVLTERWYMAPGVCRLDIKDRGVRGTLFIPPGPGPFPGMLDMWGGGGGLLEYRSALLASHGYVSLALEYFAPGQLASTDLEAEYFEKAFEMVRQHPAVIPDKVGILGLSLGTTVAMYLASESTVVKQPTCCVCISGSHFYPRGKSLSGVHGDVRKIRMDENQNLIWRDLLEVSSDLSGKMDVRRINCPILLVNGLDDQNQPTVEFAEDIFQMMRSVGKDQLLTRLEYPGTGHLIEPPYSPHFRATNFMWDSKKAKVTLLWGGQTKEHSHAQEDSWRKILAFLQQHLYSRQSPRARM, from the exons ATGTCTCAGGCCGCCCCGGCCATAATGTCTGTCAGTCCCACCCGGGCCCTAGTGGATGAGGCGTTCAAGGTGCTGGTGGAGAATCTGCCTTCAGGAGCTTTTGTGACCCTGCGCTCCCTCCACCAATCAGAGGACAAAGACTACTGGGAGGCTTACGGCCACTACGTCAGCGACCCCACGGGAGCGGTGTCTG TCACAGACGATTTAAGCCTCGGAGGGACTTACCAAGGAAAAGAAGCCATGGGTCTGCTGTGGAGCATGCGGCCTGTTCCTGGCAGCCGTACGGGCCTCag GCTGCGGAAGTTGAACGTGTGCAGCCCCATGCTGGTCACCATCTCCGTCTACAGTGGCCATGTTAGCGAGGATTTCAGCCAGCAGCCCCCTCTGGCCACCGTGCTCACGGAGCGATGGTACATGGCGCCGGGGGTCTGCCGGCTCGACATCAAGGACAGAGGGGTACGAGGGACCCTCTTCATTCCTCCAG GTCCAGGACCCTTCCCGGGGATGCTGGACATGTGGGGAGGCGGCGGGGGGCTTCTGGAGTATCGCTCGGCCTTGTTGGCGTCGCACGGTTATGTCTCTTTGGCGTTGGAGTATTTTGCCCCCGGCCAGCTGGCGTCCACTGACTTGGAGGCGGAATACTTTGAA AAGGCCTTTGAAATGGTCAGGCAGCATCCCGCAGTCATCCCAGACAAGGTTGGAATTCTGGGCCTCTCCCTCGGCACTACAGTCGCCATGTATTTGGCGTCAGAGAGCACTGTCGTCAAG CAGCCAACGTGTTGCGTTTGCATCAGTGGCAGCCATTTTTACCCACGAGGCAAATCCCTGAGTGGAGTCCACGG AGACGTTCGAAAGATCCGCATGGATGAGAACCAGAATCTGATCTGGCGAGACCTCCTAGAAGTCTCCAGCGACCTCTCAGGGAAAATGGAC GTTAGGAGAATTAATTGTCCAATCTTGTTGGTCAACGGCCTCGATGACCAGAACCAACCCACTGTGGAGTTTGCTGAGGAt ATTTTCCAGATGATGCGTTCGGTAGGGAAAGACCAACTCTTGACGCGTCTAGAGTACCCTGGCACGGGACACCTGATCGAGCCGCCATATTCGCCTCACTTTCGAGCGACCAACTTCATGTGGGACAGCAAAAAGGCCAAAG TGACCCTGCTGTGGGGCGGACAAACCAAGGAGCACTCACACGCTCAGGAGGACTCGTGGAGGAAGATTTTGGCTTTTCTCCAGCAGCATCTGTACTCCAGACAGAGTCCAAGAGCCAGGATGTGA